In a single window of the Zea mays cultivar B73 chromosome 5, Zm-B73-REFERENCE-NAM-5.0, whole genome shotgun sequence genome:
- the LOC109940007 gene encoding pentatricopeptide repeat-containing protein, mitochondrial-like isoform X1, whose protein sequence is MMNLPFRLRHLRRLLAAPPLPTLAATHSHSPPSFRPLHPTRIQPLRFHLPNPPVRRLSSEHAILPTHLQDERFATLSDRIYDAVIKTGTESNEGTEAALDALGAELTTPLVADVLHRLRYEEKLAFRFFAWASQQDGYSHEPTTYNDIIDILSGTRYKSRQFGVLCNVLDHMKRHGSRSVPVEGLLEILRAYTEKHLTHMRKLAKKRRVRMRTPPETDALNVLLDAFCKCGMVKEAEAVFGRVKRKLLGNAETYSTLFFGWCRARDPKKAMKVLEEMIQMKHTPESFTYVAAIESFCSAGLVSEARELFEFMRTEGLTVSSPTAKTYSIMIVALAKADRMEECFELLSDMRTCGCMPDVTTYKDLIEGMCLVGRLDAAYRVLDEMGRAGFPPDIVTYNCFLNVLCSLRNADDALELCERMIEAHCEPSVHTYNMLMMMFFEMGEAHRALDIWLEMDKRGCQRAIDTYEIMIYGLFDCGETEYATALLDEVINRDMKLSYKKFDAIMLRLSAVGNLGAIHRLSEHMRKFYNVAMSRRFAITQKKKSIGLRRK, encoded by the coding sequence ATGATGAACCTCCCTTTCCGGCTCCGCCATCTCCGACGCCTTCTCGCTGCCCCGCCCTTACCAACCCTCGCCGCCACACACTCCCATAGCCCACCCTCCTTCCGACCGCTGCACCCCACCCGAATCCAGCCGCTGCGGTTCCATCTACCCAACCCCCCAGTGCGGCGGCTCTCCTCCGAGCACGCAATCCTCCCCACCCACCTCCAGGACGAGCGCTTCGCCACGCTCTCGGATAGGATCTATGATGCCGTGATTAAGACGGGGACGGAATCCAACGAGGGCACCGAGGCCGCGCTCGACGCGTTGGGCGCTGAGCTGACTACCCCTCTCGTCGCCGACGTGCTGCACCGCCTCCGCTACGAGGAGAAGCTGGCGTTCCGGTTCTTCGCCTGGGCGTCCCAACAGGACGGATACAGCCACGAACCGACGACTTACAACGACATCATCGACATTCTCTCCGGCACGCGGTACAAGAGCCGCCAGTTCGGTGTCCTCTGCAACGTGCTCGATCACATGAAGCGCCATGGCTCGAGGTCGGTGCCGGTTGAGGGCCTTCTGGAGATCCTGCGCGCCTACACGGAGAAGCATCTCACGCACATGAGAAAGCTGGCCAAGAAGCGGCGGGTTCGGATGCGTACGCCGCCAGAGACTGACGCGCTCAACGTTCTGCTGGACGCGTTCTGCAAGTGTGGGATGGTCAAGGAAGCAGAGGCAGTGTTTGGCCGCGTGAAGAGGAAGTTGCTGGGTAATGCAGAGACGTACAGTaccctgttcttcgggtggtgccGGGCGAGGGACCCCAAGAAGGCCATGAAGGTGCTCGAGGAAATGATTCAGATGAAGCACACCCCAGAGAGTTTCACCTACGTTGCAGCCATCGAATCATTTTGCAGCGCTGGATTGGTGTCAGAGGCAAGGGAACTGTTTGAGTTCATGAGGACTGAGGGGTTGACGGTGTCATCGCCCACAGCCAAAACATATTCGATTATGATTGTTGCATTAGCAAAGGCTGACCGGATGGAGGAGTGTTTTGAACTGCTTTCAGACATGAGAACTTGTGGTTGTATGCCTGACGTGACGACTTATAAAGATTTGATTGAAGGGATGTGCTTGGTGGGTAGACTGGATGCTGCTTATCGTGTGTTGGACGAGATGGGGAGGGCTGGATTTCCTCCTGACATTGTCACGTATAATTGCTTTCTTAATGTGCTTTGTAGTCTTCGAAATGCTGATGATGCACTTGAACTCTGTGAGAGGATGATAGAGGCACACTGTGAGCCCAGTGTTCATACCTATAATATGCTGATGATGATGTTCTTCGAGATGGGAGAGGCACATAGAGCATTAGATATATGGCTTGAGATGGACAAAAGAGGATGTCAACGTGCTATCGATACCTACGAGATAATGATCTATGGTCTCTTTGATTGTGGAGAAACAGAATATGCAACTGCTCTTCTAGATGAGGTTATAAACCGTGACATGAAACTTTCATACAAGAAGTTTGATGCTATAATGCTGAGGTTATCAGCTGTAGGCAACCTTGGTGCGATACATCGGTTGTCAGAGCATATGAGGAAATTTTACAATGTTGCGATGTCGAGACGATTTgcaatcactcagaagaagaagagcATAGGCCTGAGAAGGAAATGA
- the LOC100279611 gene encoding mTERF transcription factor, translating to MLRLQHHFLSSIGASSHRHCSLLSIATTAITPDRFVAEEYLVTTCGLTPAQAGRASKGLTHLKSPVKPDAVVAFLAGVGLAKDDIIAGIARYPRLLCSKVDKTLTPRFAQLMSLGLSPSQISRLITIVPNIFVAPKKISHLQFYLSFMGCFDRVHSAIRINPMLLSRNLEDVVKPNIAFLLQCGLTVSNVLEFPLLIGMRPESVRERVACAEKLGVPRNTGMFKSALWAVYCVGPNSIGAKLDVIKATLGCSEAELTLVVRKSPPILRMSEGKLSRALKFLKVDVGLKLQYILLRPAILAFSMQRRLMPRHYFIKILKAKGLVKENVDFYNALCLTEKRFAQKFIDPYNQSIAGLADAYAAACAGKMPHED from the coding sequence ATGCTGCGCCTTCAACATCATTTCTTGTCCTCCATCGGCGCGTCCTCCCATCGCCACTGCAGCCTCCTCTCTATTGCTACCACTGCCATTACTCCCGATCGATTCGTCGCTGAGGAATACCTGGTCACCACCTGCGGGCTCACCCCAGCGCAAGCGGGCAGGGCGTCCAAGGGGCTCACCCACCTCAAGTCTCCGGTTAAGCCCGACGCCGTCGTCGCCTTTCTCGCGGGCGTCGGTCTCGCCAAAGACGACATCATCGCCGGTATCGCCAGGTACCCGCGGCTCCTCTGCTCCAAGGTGGACAAAACCCTAACCCCTCGCTTCGCTCAGCTCATGAGCCTTGGGCTATCCCCTTCCCAAATCTCCCGCCTCATTACCATCGTCCCCAACATCTTCGTCGCTCCCAAAAAGATCTCCCACCTCCAGTTCTATCTCTCCTTCATGGGTTGCTTCGATCGGGTTCACTCCGCCATCAGGATCAATCCAATGCTCCTCAGTCGGAACCTTGAGGATGTGGTCAAGCCTAACATAGCATTCCTACTGCAGTGCGGTCTAACTGTTTCTAATGTTCTAGAGTTCCCATTGCTGATAGGCATGAGGCCCGAGAGTGTCAGGGAAAGGGTGGCATGCGCTGAGAAGCTTGGTGTGCCGCGCAATACAGGGATGTTCAAGAGTGCCCTGTGGGCCGTCTATTGCGTTGGTCCCAACTCCATTGGTGCAAAATTGGATGTCATCAAGGCGACTCTTGGATGCTCTGAGGCGGAGCTGACCCTTGTGGTGCGCAAGTCACCTCCAATTCTGAGGATGTCAGAAGGCAAGCTGAGTCGCGCATTGAAGTTCCTGAAGGTGGATGTTGGGTTGAAGCTTCAGTACATCTTGCTTAGGCCAGCAATACTTGCCTTTAGCATGCAGAGGCGGCTGATGCCCAGACATTATTTCATCAAGATTCTGAAGGCGAAGGGGCTTGTGAAGGAAAATGTTGACTTTTATAATGCTCTTTGTTTAACTGAAAAGAGATTTGCCCAGAAGTTTATTGATCCTTACAACCAGAGTATTGCAGGGCTTGCAGATGCTTATGCTGCTGCTTGTGCTGGGAAAATGCCTCATGAAGATTAG
- the LOC111589332 gene encoding uncharacterized protein, with product MLLNQHGQFPRKSIVRCLEKRRKWEGGGNLHGIYMYVFFYAFWQDTINHPFNVTLIKTHSECHCCNNLYFHYHSYFVRAKKLMYTVPILLKKSIVVPLQNRIRCSSKCNFRAVEAS from the exons ATGTTGTTGAATCAGCACGGCCAGTTTCCTAGAAAGAGCATAGTAAGATgtctagaaaagagaagaaaatgggAGGGTGGGGGGAATCTGCATGGAATATACATGTATGTATTCTTCTACGCTTTCTGGCAAGATACAATCAACC ACCCGTTCAACGTCACTCTTATCAAGACCCATTCTGAATGCCATTGTTGCAACAACCTTTA CTTCCATTACCACTCTTATTTTGTTAGAGCAAAAAAGCTTATGTACACGGTTCCTATTCTTCTTAAGAAGTCCATTGTGGTACCTCTGCAGAACAGAATCAGAT GTTCATCAAAATGTAATTTCCGTGCAGTTGAGGCTTCATGA